In the genome of Vicia villosa cultivar HV-30 ecotype Madison, WI linkage group LG7, Vvil1.0, whole genome shotgun sequence, one region contains:
- the LOC131620249 gene encoding uncharacterized protein LOC131620249: MEAKTAIAVFNQGSNESLNDAWERFKSMLRKCKGHGFDDLTQIHIFRNGLQPVHKTLLDATAGGSLMSKSTEDAIMIIDRMALNDLQTQHDRSPSQRKPGVLELNTNDAILAQNKILSQQVELLTKQMSKLPQQMKEIHGMQMTSHVASCELCQGYQRQPPPHNNPYQRNNQGFQPSRFNKGQQSQGGSSKLEDTLTQFMQASMANQRSNEAAIKNLETQVGQLAKKLSEQQPGSSFPASTQTNPREHCKAIVTRSGKEINGGIDGGVIVEDDEEIIVENQKGEVVVEDEGEKSEEKVEEELVEKERKEKEGREKNDKKVKRNKKRNENKKKYTDEETVVLDAHCSAIIQKTPPRKEADPGRVILPITIGGNYISNGLVDLGSSINLIPLSVVKRLGNIEMKHTRITLQLADKSIISPYGVVQDMLPPKDEHDNFRIDDEKGEIIEVANQFHKDKEKANHEGKTHHKNFEVGQMVLVCNSRLKVFPSKLKSKWSGPFVVKEVRNYGFIVVEDPKTQESWTVKEQRLKGYHDG; the protein is encoded by the exons ATGGAGGCCAAAACGGCAATCGCGGTTTTCAATCAAGGAAGCAACGAGTCCTTAAATGATGCTTGGGAAAGATTCAAATCCATGCTTAGAAAATGCAAGGGTCACGGTTTTGATGATCtcacacaaattcacatcttccgcAATGGACTTCAACCGGTGCATAAGACACTtttggatgctaccgcgggtggatcTTTAATGTCAAAAAGCACGGAGGATGCAATAATGATAATCGATCGTATGGCACTCAATGATCTCCAAACTCAACATGATAGGAGTCCATCACAAAGGAAGCCGGGTGTTCTCGAATTAAACACCAATGATGccatccttgctcaaaacaagATTCTCTCTCAACAAGTTGAGTTACTCACTAAGCAAATGTCGAAGCTTCCACAACAAATGAAGGAAATTCATGGGATGCAAATGACTTCTCACGTGGCAAGTTGTGAACTTTGTCAAG gttatcaaaggcaacctccacctCACAATAATCCGTACCAAAGAAACAACCAAGGATTTCAACCCTCAAGATTCAACAAAGGTCAACAATCTCAAGGTGGGAGCTCAAAATTGGAAGACACTCTTacacaattcatgcaagcatccatGGCTAACCAAAGGAGCAATGAAGCGGCCATAAAGAACTTAGAAACTCAAGTGGGTCAACTTGCAAAGAAATTGTCCGAACAACAACCGGGATCTTCTTTTCCCGCCAGCACTCAAACAAATCCAAGGGAGCATTGCAAAGCCATTGTGACAAGAAGTGGTAAAGAGATAAATGGTGGAATAGATGGAGGTGTTATAGTGGAAGATGATGAGGAAATAATAGTTGAAAACCAAAAGGGTGAGGTGGTAGTTGAAGATGAGGGAGAAAAGAGTGAGGAGAAAGTGGAGGAAGAATTAGTTGAAAAAGAgcggaaagaaaaagaaggaagagagaaaaatgacaaaaaagtgaAGAGGAATAAAAAGAGAAATGAGAAT aaaaagaagtacaCGGATGAAGAGACAGTTGTGCTTGATGCTCATTGTAGTGCAATTATTCAAAAAACTCCCCCAAGAAAGGAAGCCGATCCGGGACGAGTCATTTTACCGATCACCATTGGAGGTAACTACATTAGTAATGGTTTGGTTGATTTGGGGTCTAGCATCAATTTAATACCTTTATCCGTTGTCAAGAGATTGGGGAACATTGAGATGAAACACACCAGGATAACTTTGCAACTAGCCGATAAGTCTATCATTTCACCATATGGAGTTGTACAAGACATGCTG CCTCCTAAGGATGAACATGACAACTTTCGAATCGATGATGAAAAAGGAGAAATCATTGAGGTGGCGAATCAATTTCACAAGGACAAGGAGAAGGCAAATCATGAGGGAAAGACTCATCACAAAAACTTTGAAGTTGGACAAATGGTGCTAGTGTGCAATTCAAGACTCAAGGTGTTTCCTAGTAAATTAAAGTCAAAGTGGTCGGGGCCATTTGTTGTGAAAGAGGTGCGAAATTATGGATTCATTGTGGTGGAGGACCCTAAAACACAAGAAAGCTGGACTGTAAAGGAACAAAGACTCAAAGGCTACCACGATGGATAA